AAATGGGCATGATTGTCCTGTCACACTCCACCATTTTCTCTACCTCCTTCAGACAACTCTTACTGGAAGCGGAATCTTTGGAGAAGATGGGAATGCAGATCTGCGTGTGCCCAATCACTTGTAAGATCTTAGGCATGATATGTTCTCCGATCTCGATCCCACGATGATCAATAAATGCAATGATCCCTGAATCAGCGAGGCCTTCGAAGAGAAATTCAACGAAGCCCCCTCGAACATCTCCTCCTCTGAAACTGAGAAAGGCTTCGTAGCGGCAAACATCGGGCCATTTAGTTGATGGAAGCCCCGAGTGGTTATTGTGGATATCCATGAGTGAGAAGCTCAAGAAAAGGCGTACAGACCAGGTATTTCTTCGGACGGGGAACAAAGAGATCGGTCCAGGATGAGAAGAAGCTAAAGGACCTGCTCCGGTCTAAGAAGGTTACGTACCAAAGCtatggaatctttcaaagacaaagctAGCTATATGCATTCATTGTCAAATTCAtgataattaactaattttctCGATCTTCTTGTAAAATAAGGAAAAGTTGcattataattaaaataaaaataaaaataaagaaaaggaaataaaagaaaagaaaaagaaaaaaaaaaaaaaagaattaaaaactcaatttaaaaaaaattgaaaaaactaaaaaatgaaaagaaaaaagtgtttggtgaaagaaaatatgaaaaatattttccctacttgaaaaatgaaaaacatttttttccattaatggataatattttccttcattaatcaattcattttccataaactAAATgctagaaaattcagaaaatatttttttggaagttattttttgcaaaacaaacggagTAATAACAAGTGATTTACCTCAAGGTCTCATGTGCTAGAATTTCCTAACCTTTGTGACTCTCTATGGGATGCAGTCAACAActtgaatttattataaattatttatccTTAGTAACTTACGTCCATCATCGTACCATTGCTCCGTAGTTCGTAAATATATCGTGTACAGTAATTTTACCCGGGCAACAGCAAGACTGAGAACCTGGTAATGAGTTATTTCTATTGAATTTTCGTAAataattacttctttttttttgggtggaatTTGTCTTCTTAAGCTCGGAGGGAACGACCGTTAAGGCAAACCCGAACGGTTCACTTGGCCATTCTCTGAAAACCCCAGTTAGAGTGAAAACTGGACGACGAAAGATTGAGTTGAAGTCGGAATCGAGTATGGCTGATTCCCGAAGCAGAAAACGGAGAGAAGTCGGGCCCAGTTTTGGACGACAACCATCGCCACCACATCGAgtatttaaatcaaattttggcCGAGAAGGCGAGTCAAGAAAACAGGAGAAGCCAAAATCAGGGGCAGAATCGAGTGTTGCTAAATTATCTGACCTCGTCGAAGATAAACCAGCGAGGCTGAATCAAGATGATGTGATCCTGAGTTACCTTGGATCCGATAGTCCCATTGGATTCGTTGATTCCCTCTGTCGCTGCTTGGAAGCTGACGGAATTCGCGTTTTCAGAGTTGACGACATCCCATCTATTCTACCCGAAGAGCTTCGGCTATCGGTCTCCGGCTCCAACATCTACGTACCTATTTTTTCAACAGCCTATCCTTATAGCCCTCGGTGCCTTGAGACGCTCGCACTCATGGCAGAACACACGTCTAGATCAGGAGGGAAGAAAGAGATCCTGCCCGTTTTCTACAATGTGGAACGGTCTGATGTGCAGCTGGACCAAAAATCACGCTACAGAGACGCCCTGGACGAGCACAAGCAGAGATTCGGCGATGAGAAAGTCAAGCTGTGGGAGAAGGCTCTTGTGGGGGCTGGTAAAGTCAAGGGATGGGAACGAAGCTCATATGAAAGGTATGTTGCATTACAtctgtcttcttttcttgtagGTTTCTTCTGATTTATTTGCTCGGTCGACAGAGGTAATGTCGAGAATGTCAGGAAAAGGAAGCCCAGCGACATTTTCCCAGCAAAAAAGCAAATATTCGTTGACTCTGGTGTACTCTAAATTGTTTTGCTCACTTGCTTGGGTTTATGATTGTTACCGAGCCTGTTTCAAAGCTTTATGGGGACTAaactagagaaaaaaagaggaaattattgATGGGAATTAACTGGGTTAACATATTcaattccctcttcttcctttttcaggCCAAATCTTTCTCTCGAATTGACCCCGTTGACACTACATATCTGAGTTTGGCTCAGTGGACTATCTTTAAAACTTCATTCTGTTCAGCCACATAATCGTGTAATTCTGTAATTCAACCCGTGGTTGAGTGATATTTTCATTCGATGGCAAACTGTGAGAATATAATCCATTGTCTGGACCAAATACTTGCTGCAATGGCATTATCCAACGTTCACACAATTACTGAACATCAGTGTGTATGTTTATATCTTTACATCAGGTAAATTATGTTCTGCATAAATTTTCGGTGATCTTTTAGCACATTGATTGCCGTTTCATTATGTAGTTCGTTGGGTTAACATTTTTATGAGCCATTTGAAGTTTCAGTGATCTTTTAATGGTTTGGAACTGAGATTTTTTCTGCCTTGGCAGTGAAGAGGAACTTATCACAGCCATCGTTGGAGAAATTTTGTTTAAGCTGATGATAGCACACAATCATGTGTCTGAGGATCTATCCACTGGTGATAATCCCATGTTATCTGACAGGACCTCGGTATATTTCTTTGCTCCCATTCTCCTCCCTTGTCGAGCACTCTCTCATAAAGACTGTAACTGTTGATGAAGTTAGTTTCAGCTTGAGTGTGTTTTACATCAAATAGATAAAAAGTCTAATTACCACGAAATATTTTTACATCATTTTTACAGTCGTTGTAAAGTtagaatatgatataaaaaaaggaAGGCAAACGCATGAACTGAACCTCCAAGATAATGCAAGTCATCATCTGAACTCTGAAGTAGCTTGcatatacttcaattttttCAGTAGCTAATTACCCTTGATTTTAGCCATTATGGATCTTGAACATCTAAATGAGATCTCATGGTAAACTCCTGCTTAATTTATCACTGTGGCAACTCGAAGATGCTCTCTGATAAAGCTGGTCATCACCTTTCTGTGCTTCCTTTTGCAAAGGACAAGAAACGGGTGTGTGTTAAGCCAGATTAGGCTTTTTTATGTTTAGTAAGCCAGTTTGCTTACtagatttttccataatagaGACAGCACGTATCTTTAGCTTAAATGAGATGCATGTAGTGAATGATTGTGTGGAGGAACTTCAGAGGAGTTTATCTTCAACAACCTGTCTTCTGTGTCAGCTAAATATTAGTTACAACATCTCAACTAGAAAGGCATATAATTGATTGGCAGGCACAATCAAAGCACGTGTCTCAGAGAATGGCATTTTCATCTGGAACTTACAGTGCCACATCTGAATATTTCTTCACTTCTCTTCTTATCTAACATTCTCCTAAACTTAAGTACCTTTATAGGAGCTTGAAGACAGTCAAGAATCGAAAATAATGGAATTATTGGAACTGGAAGTAAGCGATGTACGAATTGTTGGAATCCATGGGAGAGATGGCATTGGAAAGACTGCTCTTGCCAAGATCATATATGATAAAATATCCCTTCGCTTTGATGCTTGCAGTTTTCTTCCTGAGATTGAAGAAACAACGCAGCAACCTGGAGGTGTTCACTATCTTCAAAACAAGTTGATCtacaatattttaaaaagagagcACGAGGTTGCTTTTGCTTTCGAAGGAGT
This Eucalyptus grandis isolate ANBG69807.140 chromosome 7, ASM1654582v1, whole genome shotgun sequence DNA region includes the following protein-coding sequences:
- the LOC120295799 gene encoding TMV resistance protein N-like, producing MADSRSRKRREVGPSFGRQPSPPHRVFKSNFGREGESRKQEKPKSGAESSVAKLSDLVEDKPARLNQDDVILSYLGSDSPIGFVDSLCRCLEADGIRVFRVDDIPSILPEELRLSVSGSNIYVPIFSTAYPYSPRCLETLALMAEHTSRSGGKKEILPVFYNVERSDVQLDQKSRYRDALDEHKQRFGDEKVKLWEKALVGAGKVKGWERSSYESEEELITAIVGEILFKLMIAHNHVSEDLSTGDNPMLSDRTSELEDSQESKIMELLELEVSDVRIVGIHGRDGIGKTALAKIIYDKISLRFDACSFLPEIEETTQQPGGVHYLQNKLIYNILKREHEVAFAFEGVRFLKEIFRNMKVLIVLDDLERRSLLKEFVGAKLDWFGCGSRIIVTSKERSVLQGFLDRGLARTYYVSSMDDNKAFNFFWQQNNCHLQRKKRSSRVS